Proteins encoded by one window of Methanobacterium sp. CWC-01:
- the mcrB gene encoding coenzyme-B sulfoethylthiotransferase subunit beta yields MAKFEDKVDLYDDRGNLVEEQVPIEALSPLKNPAIKSIVQGVKRTVAVNLEGTENALKTAKVGGPACKILGREMDLDIVGNADAIAAKAKEMIQVDEGDNTTVDLLAGGKRALVQIPDARFEAAAEYSAAPLVTASAFIQAIIDVCDVNMYDANMVKAAILGRYPQSVEYMGGNIATMLDLPQKLEGPGYALRNIMVNHVVAATLKNTMQTSALSSILEQSAMFEMGDAVGKFERMHLLGLAYQGMNADNLVFDLVKDNGAEGTVGSVINDLVDRSAADGVVSVEKELNGFKVYGTDDLAKWNAYAAAGLIAATMVNQGAARAAQGVSSTILYYNDILEFATGLPSVDFGRAEGVAVGFSFFSHSIYGGGGPGIFNGNHIVTRHSKGFAIPCVAAAMALDAGTQMFSPESTSGLIKEVYSQVDEFREPLKYVVEAAVDIKDQI; encoded by the coding sequence ATGGCAAAGTTTGAAGATAAGGTCGACTTGTACGACGACAGAGGCAACCTTGTTGAAGAACAAGTACCTATAGAAGCCCTCAGTCCGTTAAAAAACCCTGCCATAAAAAGTATTGTGCAAGGTGTTAAAAGGACTGTAGCTGTAAACCTGGAAGGTACAGAGAACGCTTTAAAGACTGCAAAAGTCGGCGGACCAGCATGTAAAATACTGGGTCGAGAAATGGATCTGGACATCGTAGGCAACGCTGATGCTATTGCAGCCAAAGCCAAGGAAATGATCCAAGTAGATGAGGGTGACAACACCACTGTCGATCTACTAGCCGGCGGAAAAAGGGCTCTGGTGCAAATACCAGACGCAAGGTTCGAAGCAGCAGCTGAATACTCAGCCGCACCACTGGTAACTGCTTCAGCATTTATACAGGCCATAATTGATGTCTGCGACGTCAATATGTATGACGCCAACATGGTAAAAGCAGCCATCTTAGGACGATACCCACAATCCGTGGAGTATATGGGTGGAAACATCGCCACCATGCTGGACTTACCACAGAAACTGGAAGGCCCTGGATATGCTCTACGTAACATCATGGTAAACCACGTAGTAGCCGCAACCTTGAAAAACACCATGCAAACATCTGCTCTGTCCAGTATTCTGGAACAATCCGCTATGTTTGAAATGGGTGACGCAGTAGGTAAATTCGAAAGAATGCACCTTCTCGGACTGGCTTACCAAGGTATGAACGCAGATAACCTGGTATTCGACCTGGTTAAGGACAACGGTGCCGAAGGAACTGTAGGATCCGTTATCAACGACCTGGTGGACAGATCTGCTGCTGATGGAGTCGTAAGTGTAGAAAAAGAATTAAATGGATTCAAAGTCTACGGAACCGACGACTTAGCTAAATGGAACGCATACGCCGCTGCAGGATTAATTGCCGCGACCATGGTCAACCAAGGTGCTGCCCGTGCTGCCCAAGGTGTATCCTCAACCATTCTGTACTACAACGACATTCTTGAATTCGCAACTGGATTACCAAGCGTAGACTTCGGCCGAGCCGAAGGTGTAGCTGTAGGATTCTCTTTCTTCAGCCACTCTATCTATGGTGGTGGAGGTCCTGGTATATTCAACGGTAACCACATCGTGACCCGACACAGTAAAGGTTTCGCCATCCCATGTGTGGCTGCAGCCATGGCATTAGACGCCGGGACCCAGATGTTCTCACCTGAATCAACCTCCGGACTTATCAAAGAAGTGTACAGTCAAGTGGACGAATTCCGAGAACCACTAAAATATGTGGTGGAGGCCGCAGTAGACATAAAAGACCAAATCTAA
- the mcrD gene encoding methyl-coenzyme M reductase operon protein D — protein MDIEIFPHRLLNAETTEKLLNELEVMEGVKRMVVHGPRLPPVKEGSSDRTITIQGEKVQLQVQTGRILLEIDEEDTISDVRAICENHLPFGFNVYVGTFIRKEKTVTDDIKYAGLDQIPEEMIGLTDQNAKLSERTTVIKRKD, from the coding sequence ATGGACATCGAGATATTTCCACACCGATTATTAAACGCAGAAACCACTGAAAAGTTGCTAAACGAACTGGAAGTGATGGAAGGCGTTAAAAGGATGGTGGTACACGGACCAAGACTTCCACCTGTGAAGGAAGGAAGTTCAGATCGGACCATAACCATCCAAGGCGAGAAAGTACAATTACAGGTACAAACCGGTAGGATACTTCTTGAAATTGATGAAGAAGATACTATCAGTGATGTAAGAGCGATATGCGAAAATCACCTTCCCTTCGGTTTCAACGTTTACGTGGGAACCTTCATCAGGAAGGAGAAAACAGTTACCGACGATATTAAGTACGCTGGTCTTGACCAGATACCAGAAGAAATGATCGGGTTAACCGATCAGAACGCAAAACTCAGTGAAAGAACCACTGTAATCAAGAGGAAAGACTGA
- the mcrC gene encoding methyl-coenzyme M reductase I operon protein C has product MIGKCTHVVDCRETMGMGEGGGIAQRGTFAECGNEVLAIAMSPGRRHITKPVCEITFALREANILTSTLVLNAGAGVPQDAPTAGSGSLMGLTVKEEEQIKRFKVVVVHLGGVKHHIIYKARLILRHVDRPCVIICEYPVDFEDFAKIGVKTKAVMPEEPNTKGEIVDIISGVIRGETCPQEKLDEIIKKVRLALGGA; this is encoded by the coding sequence ATGATTGGCAAATGCACCCACGTTGTAGACTGCAGAGAAACCATGGGAATGGGTGAAGGAGGCGGAATAGCGCAGCGCGGTACTTTTGCCGAGTGTGGAAATGAGGTATTGGCTATAGCAATGTCTCCTGGAAGGAGACACATTACCAAGCCAGTCTGTGAAATCACGTTTGCCCTGCGGGAAGCTAACATTCTCACCAGCACGCTGGTACTTAACGCAGGAGCAGGAGTGCCTCAGGATGCACCCACAGCTGGATCTGGGAGCCTCATGGGCCTAACGGTCAAGGAGGAAGAACAGATCAAAAGGTTTAAAGTGGTAGTAGTGCACCTGGGAGGGGTAAAACACCATATCATATACAAGGCCCGCCTGATTCTCAGGCATGTTGACCGGCCCTGTGTGATTATCTGTGAATACCCGGTGGACTTTGAAGATTTCGCAAAAATTGGTGTCAAAACTAAGGCTGTTATGCCCGAAGAACCCAATACCAAAGGTGAAATTGTGGACATAATAAGCGGAGTTATTAGAGGAGAAACTTGTCCCCAAGAAAAATTGGATGAGATTATTAAAAAGGTGAGATTAGCATTAGGAGGTGCATGA
- the mcrG gene encoding coenzyme-B sulfoethylthiotransferase subunit gamma, producing MAQYYPGTTKVAQNRRNFSDPDYELEKLREISDEDVVNILGHRAPGEEYPSVHPPLEEMDEPDDAIREMVVPLDGAKAGDRVRYIQFTDSMYFAPAQPFVRSRSYLCRFRGADAGTLSGRQIIETRERDLEKYSKYLLETEWFDPARSGIRGKTVHGHSLRLDEDGMMFDMLRRLVLNKDTGKVEAVKNQIGDELDEPVVMGEPLDEATLKEKTTIYRKDGEAYRDDKDAVEILHRIHVVRSEAGFSPE from the coding sequence ATGGCACAATATTATCCTGGAACAACTAAGGTTGCTCAAAACCGAAGAAATTTTAGTGACCCTGACTACGAACTAGAAAAGCTCAGGGAAATCTCAGATGAGGATGTGGTGAACATCCTGGGACACCGGGCTCCCGGTGAAGAATACCCAAGCGTACACCCACCTCTGGAAGAGATGGATGAACCAGACGACGCCATTCGCGAAATGGTGGTGCCACTTGACGGTGCAAAAGCAGGAGACCGAGTACGATACATTCAGTTCACTGACTCCATGTACTTTGCCCCAGCTCAGCCATTCGTCAGGTCCAGATCATACCTGTGCAGGTTCCGTGGAGCCGACGCTGGTACCCTATCCGGAAGGCAAATTATAGAAACCAGAGAAAGAGACCTGGAAAAATACTCCAAGTACTTGCTGGAAACCGAATGGTTTGACCCAGCCAGAAGTGGTATCAGGGGTAAAACTGTACACGGTCACTCCCTCAGGTTAGATGAAGATGGTATGATGTTTGACATGCTGCGAAGGCTGGTCTTAAACAAAGACACCGGCAAAGTGGAAGCAGTCAAAAATCAGATCGGCGACGAGCTGGACGAACCCGTAGTAATGGGAGAACCACTGGATGAAGCTACCCTCAAAGAAAAGACCACTATCTACCGAAAAGATGGTGAAGCATACCGCGACGACAAGGACGCAGTTGAAATACTGCACCGAATACACGTGGTCCGATCCGAGGCTGGTTTCAGTCCTGAATAA